One stretch of Eupeodes corollae chromosome 2, idEupCoro1.1, whole genome shotgun sequence DNA includes these proteins:
- the LOC129946354 gene encoding dopamine D2-like receptor isoform X3: protein MYSENLNDVNSTVAMTAMTMGGATSQDYFKLFNDFTPWNQTSPTATTNLTSTPLSWSSSLSTLSSTTTFSGLFESNNSTNGTNLSSPSIIYRPTLDEQDNEVADTGGDGNSYGENIALIDSAEQPAVDIEGDYTAVYIASNGVAEGIGDSVSVLNENENTTSSLQRTAGDDDAGGDSGADNNVGGMGGFGSNSGGSTFMLLLEDFGEYFYNYNGSRVSGTTMSSGFNFTEFDYRNNCTGNGTCTESTEVYHNYWALILILFPFLTLFGNVLVILSVCRERSLQTVTNYFIVSLAIADLLVAVVVMPFAVYVLVNGSWALPNVVCDFYIAMDVICSTSSIFNLVAISIDRYIAVTQPIKYAKHKNSRRVCLTILLVWAISAAIGSPIVLGLNNTPNRDPDLCIFYNTDFIMYSSLSSFLIPCIIMVFLYWSIFKALRSRARKQRAARKPHLSEITCGSVIENIAQTRRLAETALDSSKSASRIMPDEPATNTASGSNEEEDENAISPDIDDCHVIVNDKSTEFMLATVVEETGNSVVAQITTHPQHGMGDPNGTSGNSPVDSPMASGSLKHPNLTVKRNGLDGSPKGDPALSVAMKPLSLVRYGVQEAITLARNDSTLSATSKTSSRKNKKNSQASRFTIYKVHKASKKKREKSSAKKERKATKTLAIVLGVFLFCWVPFFTCNIMDAVCGKLEKDCRPPIQAFLFTTWLGYMNSFVNPVIYTIFNPEFRKAFKKIMHMG, encoded by the exons ATGTACAGCGAAAATTTAAACGATGTAAATTCAACTGTTGCAATGACTGCAATGACGATGGGGGGTGCCACCTCACAAGATTACTTTAAATTGTTCAACGATTTTACCCCATGGAACCAAACAAGcccaacagcaacaacaaatctTACCTCAACACCCCTCTCATGGTCATCGTCGCTATCAACGTTGTCATCGACGACTACATTCAGCGGATTATTTGAGAGCAATAACAGCACGAACGGCACCAACCTAAGTAGTCCATCCATCATTTATAGGCCAACACTGGACGAACAGGACAATGAAGTCGCTGATACTGGTGGTGATGGTAATAGCTATGGCGAAAATATAGCTTTGATCGACAGTGCGGAACAACCAGCAGTGGATATTGAAGGCGATTATACAGCGGTATACATTGCTTCCAATGGCGTCGCAGAGGGTATTGGTGACTCGGTATCGGtattgaatgaaaatgaaaatacgaCATCGTCCCTTCAACGGACAGCCGGTGATGATGATGCGGGTGGTGACAGCGGTGCAGATAATAATGTGGGTGGCATGGGTGGATTTGGTTCCAACAGTGGTGGTAGCACGTTTATGTTATTATTAGAAGATTTTGGAgagtatttttataattataatggGAGCAGGGTTTCCGGTACAACAATGAGTAGCGGTTTTAATTTCACAGAATTTGATTATCGAAATAATTGCACGGGTAATGGAACATGTACAGAATCAACAGAAG TCTACCACAATTATTGGGCGCTGATTCtgattttatttccattctTAACGTTATTTGGTaatgttttagttattttatcaGTGTGCCGTGAACGTTCGCTTCAAACAGTAACCAACTATTTCATAGTGTCGTTGGCGATAGCCGATCTTCTAGTTGCCGTTGTGGTTATGCCATTTGCTGTTTATGTTTTG gTAAATGGAAGCTGGGCTCTGCCAAATGTCGTTTGTGATTTCTACATAGCAATGGATGTGATATGCTCCACATCATCGATTTTTAATCTAGTTGCGATATCGATAGACAG ATATATCGCAGTAACTCAACCAATAAAATACGCTAAGCATAAAAATAGTCGTCGTGTCTGTTTAACAATACTTCTAGTTTGGGCAATATCAGCGGCAATCGGATCGCCCATAGTTTTAGGATTAAATAATACTCCCAATCGTGATcctgatttatgtatattttataatacgGACTTCATAATGTATTCGTCTCTAAGCAGTTTTTTAATACCGTGCATTATAATGGTATTTCTATATTGGAGTATATTCAAG GCATTACGCAGCAGAGCTAGGAAGCAGAGGGCTGCGCGCAAACCTCATTTATCGGAGATAACATGTGGGAGCGTTATAGAGAATATAGCACAAACCAGAAGGTTGGCAGAAACAGCACTGGACAGCAGTAAAAGTGCGAGCCGCATAATGCCTGATGAACCAGCAACGAATACAGCATCCGGGTCCAATGAGGAAGAAGATGAAAATGCAATATCGCCTGATATAGATGACTGTCATGTTATCGTTAACGACAAGTCAACAGAATTCATGCTTGCGACAGTAGTGGAAGAGACTGGAAa CAGCGTTGTAGCCCAAATTACAACACATCCGCAACATGGTATGGGGGATCCAAATG GCACATCTGGAAACTCACCGGTCGATAGCCCCATGGCAAGTGGGAGTTTAAAACACCCTAATTTGACTGTCAAGCGTAATGGTTTAGATGGGTCACCGAAGGGTGATCCAGCTCTAAG TGTGGCGATGAAACCTTTGTCCTTGGTTCGCTACGGTGTGCAAGAAGCAATTACATTAGCACGGAATGATTCAACATTGTCAGCGACATCGAAAACCTCATcgcgtaaaaataaaaagaactcaCAAGCTTCTAg gtttACAATATATAAGGTCCATAAGGCTTCCAAAAAAAAGCGTGAGAAGTCTTCAGCGAAAAAAGAGCGTAAGGCGACCAAAACTTTGGCTATTGTTTTGG GTGTATTTCTTTTCTGTTGGGTTCCCTTTTTTACTTGTAACATAATGGATGCTGTTTGcggaaaattagaaaaagattGCCGACCTCCAATCCaagcttttttatttacaacatGGCTTGGTTATATGAACAGTTTTGTTAATCCAGTTATTTACACTATTTTTAATCCAGAATTCCGGAAAGCATTCAAAAAGATTATGCATATGGGGTGA
- the LOC129946354 gene encoding dopamine D2-like receptor isoform X1, with the protein MYSENLNDVNSTVAMTAMTMGGATSQDYFKLFNDFTPWNQTSPTATTNLTSTPLSWSSSLSTLSSTTTFSGLFESNNSTNGTNLSSPSIIYRPTLDEQDNEVADTGGDGNSYGENIALIDSAEQPAVDIEGDYTAVYIASNGVAEGIGDSVSVLNENENTTSSLQRTAGDDDAGGDSGADNNVGGMGGFGSNSGGSTFMLLLEDFGEYFYNYNGSRVSGTTMSSGFNFTEFDYRNNCTGNGTCTESTEVYHNYWALILILFPFLTLFGNVLVILSVCRERSLQTVTNYFIVSLAIADLLVAVVVMPFAVYVLVNGSWALPNVVCDFYIAMDVICSTSSIFNLVAISIDRYIAVTQPIKYAKHKNSRRVCLTILLVWAISAAIGSPIVLGLNNTPNRDPDLCIFYNTDFIMYSSLSSFLIPCIIMVFLYWSIFKALRSRARKQRAARKPHLSEITCGSVIENIAQTRRLAETALDSSKSASRIMPDEPATNTASGSNEEEDENAISPDIDDCHVIVNDKSTEFMLATVVEETGNSVVAQITTHPQHGMGDPNGNHDSGYAPSNVDDVLAGTSGNSPVDSPMASGSLKHPNLTVKRNGLDGSPKGDPALSVAMKPLSLVRYGVQEAITLARNDSTLSATSKTSSRKNKKNSQASRFTIYKVHKASKKKREKSSAKKERKATKTLAIVLGVFLFCWVPFFTCNIMDAVCGKLEKDCRPPIQAFLFTTWLGYMNSFVNPVIYTIFNPEFRKAFKKIMHMG; encoded by the exons ATGTACAGCGAAAATTTAAACGATGTAAATTCAACTGTTGCAATGACTGCAATGACGATGGGGGGTGCCACCTCACAAGATTACTTTAAATTGTTCAACGATTTTACCCCATGGAACCAAACAAGcccaacagcaacaacaaatctTACCTCAACACCCCTCTCATGGTCATCGTCGCTATCAACGTTGTCATCGACGACTACATTCAGCGGATTATTTGAGAGCAATAACAGCACGAACGGCACCAACCTAAGTAGTCCATCCATCATTTATAGGCCAACACTGGACGAACAGGACAATGAAGTCGCTGATACTGGTGGTGATGGTAATAGCTATGGCGAAAATATAGCTTTGATCGACAGTGCGGAACAACCAGCAGTGGATATTGAAGGCGATTATACAGCGGTATACATTGCTTCCAATGGCGTCGCAGAGGGTATTGGTGACTCGGTATCGGtattgaatgaaaatgaaaatacgaCATCGTCCCTTCAACGGACAGCCGGTGATGATGATGCGGGTGGTGACAGCGGTGCAGATAATAATGTGGGTGGCATGGGTGGATTTGGTTCCAACAGTGGTGGTAGCACGTTTATGTTATTATTAGAAGATTTTGGAgagtatttttataattataatggGAGCAGGGTTTCCGGTACAACAATGAGTAGCGGTTTTAATTTCACAGAATTTGATTATCGAAATAATTGCACGGGTAATGGAACATGTACAGAATCAACAGAAG TCTACCACAATTATTGGGCGCTGATTCtgattttatttccattctTAACGTTATTTGGTaatgttttagttattttatcaGTGTGCCGTGAACGTTCGCTTCAAACAGTAACCAACTATTTCATAGTGTCGTTGGCGATAGCCGATCTTCTAGTTGCCGTTGTGGTTATGCCATTTGCTGTTTATGTTTTG gTAAATGGAAGCTGGGCTCTGCCAAATGTCGTTTGTGATTTCTACATAGCAATGGATGTGATATGCTCCACATCATCGATTTTTAATCTAGTTGCGATATCGATAGACAG ATATATCGCAGTAACTCAACCAATAAAATACGCTAAGCATAAAAATAGTCGTCGTGTCTGTTTAACAATACTTCTAGTTTGGGCAATATCAGCGGCAATCGGATCGCCCATAGTTTTAGGATTAAATAATACTCCCAATCGTGATcctgatttatgtatattttataatacgGACTTCATAATGTATTCGTCTCTAAGCAGTTTTTTAATACCGTGCATTATAATGGTATTTCTATATTGGAGTATATTCAAG GCATTACGCAGCAGAGCTAGGAAGCAGAGGGCTGCGCGCAAACCTCATTTATCGGAGATAACATGTGGGAGCGTTATAGAGAATATAGCACAAACCAGAAGGTTGGCAGAAACAGCACTGGACAGCAGTAAAAGTGCGAGCCGCATAATGCCTGATGAACCAGCAACGAATACAGCATCCGGGTCCAATGAGGAAGAAGATGAAAATGCAATATCGCCTGATATAGATGACTGTCATGTTATCGTTAACGACAAGTCAACAGAATTCATGCTTGCGACAGTAGTGGAAGAGACTGGAAa CAGCGTTGTAGCCCAAATTACAACACATCCGCAACATGGTATGGGGGATCCAAATGGTAATCATGATTCTGGTTATGCACCTTCAAACGTTGACGATGTCCTTGCAGGCACATCTGGAAACTCACCGGTCGATAGCCCCATGGCAAGTGGGAGTTTAAAACACCCTAATTTGACTGTCAAGCGTAATGGTTTAGATGGGTCACCGAAGGGTGATCCAGCTCTAAG TGTGGCGATGAAACCTTTGTCCTTGGTTCGCTACGGTGTGCAAGAAGCAATTACATTAGCACGGAATGATTCAACATTGTCAGCGACATCGAAAACCTCATcgcgtaaaaataaaaagaactcaCAAGCTTCTAg gtttACAATATATAAGGTCCATAAGGCTTCCAAAAAAAAGCGTGAGAAGTCTTCAGCGAAAAAAGAGCGTAAGGCGACCAAAACTTTGGCTATTGTTTTGG GTGTATTTCTTTTCTGTTGGGTTCCCTTTTTTACTTGTAACATAATGGATGCTGTTTGcggaaaattagaaaaagattGCCGACCTCCAATCCaagcttttttatttacaacatGGCTTGGTTATATGAACAGTTTTGTTAATCCAGTTATTTACACTATTTTTAATCCAGAATTCCGGAAAGCATTCAAAAAGATTATGCATATGGGGTGA
- the LOC129946354 gene encoding dopamine D2-like receptor isoform X4, whose product MYSENLNDVNSTVAMTAMTMGGATSQDYFKLFNDFTPWNQTSPTATTNLTSTPLSWSSSLSTLSSTTTFSGLFESNNSTNGTNLSSPSIIYRPTLDEQDNEVADTGGDGNSYGENIALIDSAEQPAVDIEGDYTAVYIASNGVAEGIGDSVSVLNENENTTSSLQRTAGDDDAGGDSGADNNVGGMGGFGSNSGGSTFMLLLEDFGEYFYNYNGSRVSGTTMSSGFNFTEFDYRNNCTGNGTCTESTEVYHNYWALILILFPFLTLFGNVLVILSVCRERSLQTVTNYFIVSLAIADLLVAVVVMPFAVYVLVNGSWALPNVVCDFYIAMDVICSTSSIFNLVAISIDRYIAVTQPIKYAKHKNSRRVCLTILLVWAISAAIGSPIVLGLNNTPNRDPDLCIFYNTDFIMYSSLSSFLIPCIIMVFLYWSIFKALRSRARKQRAARKPHLSEITCGSVIENIAQTRRLAETALDSSKSASRIMPDEPATNTASGSNEEEDENAISPDIDDCHVIVNDKSTEFMLATVVEETGNVVAQITTHPQHGMGDPNGTSGNSPVDSPMASGSLKHPNLTVKRNGLDGSPKGDPALSVAMKPLSLVRYGVQEAITLARNDSTLSATSKTSSRKNKKNSQASRFTIYKVHKASKKKREKSSAKKERKATKTLAIVLGVFLFCWVPFFTCNIMDAVCGKLEKDCRPPIQAFLFTTWLGYMNSFVNPVIYTIFNPEFRKAFKKIMHMG is encoded by the exons ATGTACAGCGAAAATTTAAACGATGTAAATTCAACTGTTGCAATGACTGCAATGACGATGGGGGGTGCCACCTCACAAGATTACTTTAAATTGTTCAACGATTTTACCCCATGGAACCAAACAAGcccaacagcaacaacaaatctTACCTCAACACCCCTCTCATGGTCATCGTCGCTATCAACGTTGTCATCGACGACTACATTCAGCGGATTATTTGAGAGCAATAACAGCACGAACGGCACCAACCTAAGTAGTCCATCCATCATTTATAGGCCAACACTGGACGAACAGGACAATGAAGTCGCTGATACTGGTGGTGATGGTAATAGCTATGGCGAAAATATAGCTTTGATCGACAGTGCGGAACAACCAGCAGTGGATATTGAAGGCGATTATACAGCGGTATACATTGCTTCCAATGGCGTCGCAGAGGGTATTGGTGACTCGGTATCGGtattgaatgaaaatgaaaatacgaCATCGTCCCTTCAACGGACAGCCGGTGATGATGATGCGGGTGGTGACAGCGGTGCAGATAATAATGTGGGTGGCATGGGTGGATTTGGTTCCAACAGTGGTGGTAGCACGTTTATGTTATTATTAGAAGATTTTGGAgagtatttttataattataatggGAGCAGGGTTTCCGGTACAACAATGAGTAGCGGTTTTAATTTCACAGAATTTGATTATCGAAATAATTGCACGGGTAATGGAACATGTACAGAATCAACAGAAG TCTACCACAATTATTGGGCGCTGATTCtgattttatttccattctTAACGTTATTTGGTaatgttttagttattttatcaGTGTGCCGTGAACGTTCGCTTCAAACAGTAACCAACTATTTCATAGTGTCGTTGGCGATAGCCGATCTTCTAGTTGCCGTTGTGGTTATGCCATTTGCTGTTTATGTTTTG gTAAATGGAAGCTGGGCTCTGCCAAATGTCGTTTGTGATTTCTACATAGCAATGGATGTGATATGCTCCACATCATCGATTTTTAATCTAGTTGCGATATCGATAGACAG ATATATCGCAGTAACTCAACCAATAAAATACGCTAAGCATAAAAATAGTCGTCGTGTCTGTTTAACAATACTTCTAGTTTGGGCAATATCAGCGGCAATCGGATCGCCCATAGTTTTAGGATTAAATAATACTCCCAATCGTGATcctgatttatgtatattttataatacgGACTTCATAATGTATTCGTCTCTAAGCAGTTTTTTAATACCGTGCATTATAATGGTATTTCTATATTGGAGTATATTCAAG GCATTACGCAGCAGAGCTAGGAAGCAGAGGGCTGCGCGCAAACCTCATTTATCGGAGATAACATGTGGGAGCGTTATAGAGAATATAGCACAAACCAGAAGGTTGGCAGAAACAGCACTGGACAGCAGTAAAAGTGCGAGCCGCATAATGCCTGATGAACCAGCAACGAATACAGCATCCGGGTCCAATGAGGAAGAAGATGAAAATGCAATATCGCCTGATATAGATGACTGTCATGTTATCGTTAACGACAAGTCAACAGAATTCATGCTTGCGACAGTAGTGGAAGAGACTGGAAa CGTTGTAGCCCAAATTACAACACATCCGCAACATGGTATGGGGGATCCAAATG GCACATCTGGAAACTCACCGGTCGATAGCCCCATGGCAAGTGGGAGTTTAAAACACCCTAATTTGACTGTCAAGCGTAATGGTTTAGATGGGTCACCGAAGGGTGATCCAGCTCTAAG TGTGGCGATGAAACCTTTGTCCTTGGTTCGCTACGGTGTGCAAGAAGCAATTACATTAGCACGGAATGATTCAACATTGTCAGCGACATCGAAAACCTCATcgcgtaaaaataaaaagaactcaCAAGCTTCTAg gtttACAATATATAAGGTCCATAAGGCTTCCAAAAAAAAGCGTGAGAAGTCTTCAGCGAAAAAAGAGCGTAAGGCGACCAAAACTTTGGCTATTGTTTTGG GTGTATTTCTTTTCTGTTGGGTTCCCTTTTTTACTTGTAACATAATGGATGCTGTTTGcggaaaattagaaaaagattGCCGACCTCCAATCCaagcttttttatttacaacatGGCTTGGTTATATGAACAGTTTTGTTAATCCAGTTATTTACACTATTTTTAATCCAGAATTCCGGAAAGCATTCAAAAAGATTATGCATATGGGGTGA
- the LOC129946354 gene encoding dopamine D2-like receptor isoform X2, whose translation MYSENLNDVNSTVAMTAMTMGGATSQDYFKLFNDFTPWNQTSPTATTNLTSTPLSWSSSLSTLSSTTTFSGLFESNNSTNGTNLSSPSIIYRPTLDEQDNEVADTGGDGNSYGENIALIDSAEQPAVDIEGDYTAVYIASNGVAEGIGDSVSVLNENENTTSSLQRTAGDDDAGGDSGADNNVGGMGGFGSNSGGSTFMLLLEDFGEYFYNYNGSRVSGTTMSSGFNFTEFDYRNNCTGNGTCTESTEVYHNYWALILILFPFLTLFGNVLVILSVCRERSLQTVTNYFIVSLAIADLLVAVVVMPFAVYVLVNGSWALPNVVCDFYIAMDVICSTSSIFNLVAISIDRYIAVTQPIKYAKHKNSRRVCLTILLVWAISAAIGSPIVLGLNNTPNRDPDLCIFYNTDFIMYSSLSSFLIPCIIMVFLYWSIFKALRSRARKQRAARKPHLSEITCGSVIENIAQTRRLAETALDSSKSASRIMPDEPATNTASGSNEEEDENAISPDIDDCHVIVNDKSTEFMLATVVEETGNVVAQITTHPQHGMGDPNGNHDSGYAPSNVDDVLAGTSGNSPVDSPMASGSLKHPNLTVKRNGLDGSPKGDPALSVAMKPLSLVRYGVQEAITLARNDSTLSATSKTSSRKNKKNSQASRFTIYKVHKASKKKREKSSAKKERKATKTLAIVLGVFLFCWVPFFTCNIMDAVCGKLEKDCRPPIQAFLFTTWLGYMNSFVNPVIYTIFNPEFRKAFKKIMHMG comes from the exons ATGTACAGCGAAAATTTAAACGATGTAAATTCAACTGTTGCAATGACTGCAATGACGATGGGGGGTGCCACCTCACAAGATTACTTTAAATTGTTCAACGATTTTACCCCATGGAACCAAACAAGcccaacagcaacaacaaatctTACCTCAACACCCCTCTCATGGTCATCGTCGCTATCAACGTTGTCATCGACGACTACATTCAGCGGATTATTTGAGAGCAATAACAGCACGAACGGCACCAACCTAAGTAGTCCATCCATCATTTATAGGCCAACACTGGACGAACAGGACAATGAAGTCGCTGATACTGGTGGTGATGGTAATAGCTATGGCGAAAATATAGCTTTGATCGACAGTGCGGAACAACCAGCAGTGGATATTGAAGGCGATTATACAGCGGTATACATTGCTTCCAATGGCGTCGCAGAGGGTATTGGTGACTCGGTATCGGtattgaatgaaaatgaaaatacgaCATCGTCCCTTCAACGGACAGCCGGTGATGATGATGCGGGTGGTGACAGCGGTGCAGATAATAATGTGGGTGGCATGGGTGGATTTGGTTCCAACAGTGGTGGTAGCACGTTTATGTTATTATTAGAAGATTTTGGAgagtatttttataattataatggGAGCAGGGTTTCCGGTACAACAATGAGTAGCGGTTTTAATTTCACAGAATTTGATTATCGAAATAATTGCACGGGTAATGGAACATGTACAGAATCAACAGAAG TCTACCACAATTATTGGGCGCTGATTCtgattttatttccattctTAACGTTATTTGGTaatgttttagttattttatcaGTGTGCCGTGAACGTTCGCTTCAAACAGTAACCAACTATTTCATAGTGTCGTTGGCGATAGCCGATCTTCTAGTTGCCGTTGTGGTTATGCCATTTGCTGTTTATGTTTTG gTAAATGGAAGCTGGGCTCTGCCAAATGTCGTTTGTGATTTCTACATAGCAATGGATGTGATATGCTCCACATCATCGATTTTTAATCTAGTTGCGATATCGATAGACAG ATATATCGCAGTAACTCAACCAATAAAATACGCTAAGCATAAAAATAGTCGTCGTGTCTGTTTAACAATACTTCTAGTTTGGGCAATATCAGCGGCAATCGGATCGCCCATAGTTTTAGGATTAAATAATACTCCCAATCGTGATcctgatttatgtatattttataatacgGACTTCATAATGTATTCGTCTCTAAGCAGTTTTTTAATACCGTGCATTATAATGGTATTTCTATATTGGAGTATATTCAAG GCATTACGCAGCAGAGCTAGGAAGCAGAGGGCTGCGCGCAAACCTCATTTATCGGAGATAACATGTGGGAGCGTTATAGAGAATATAGCACAAACCAGAAGGTTGGCAGAAACAGCACTGGACAGCAGTAAAAGTGCGAGCCGCATAATGCCTGATGAACCAGCAACGAATACAGCATCCGGGTCCAATGAGGAAGAAGATGAAAATGCAATATCGCCTGATATAGATGACTGTCATGTTATCGTTAACGACAAGTCAACAGAATTCATGCTTGCGACAGTAGTGGAAGAGACTGGAAa CGTTGTAGCCCAAATTACAACACATCCGCAACATGGTATGGGGGATCCAAATGGTAATCATGATTCTGGTTATGCACCTTCAAACGTTGACGATGTCCTTGCAGGCACATCTGGAAACTCACCGGTCGATAGCCCCATGGCAAGTGGGAGTTTAAAACACCCTAATTTGACTGTCAAGCGTAATGGTTTAGATGGGTCACCGAAGGGTGATCCAGCTCTAAG TGTGGCGATGAAACCTTTGTCCTTGGTTCGCTACGGTGTGCAAGAAGCAATTACATTAGCACGGAATGATTCAACATTGTCAGCGACATCGAAAACCTCATcgcgtaaaaataaaaagaactcaCAAGCTTCTAg gtttACAATATATAAGGTCCATAAGGCTTCCAAAAAAAAGCGTGAGAAGTCTTCAGCGAAAAAAGAGCGTAAGGCGACCAAAACTTTGGCTATTGTTTTGG GTGTATTTCTTTTCTGTTGGGTTCCCTTTTTTACTTGTAACATAATGGATGCTGTTTGcggaaaattagaaaaagattGCCGACCTCCAATCCaagcttttttatttacaacatGGCTTGGTTATATGAACAGTTTTGTTAATCCAGTTATTTACACTATTTTTAATCCAGAATTCCGGAAAGCATTCAAAAAGATTATGCATATGGGGTGA